From a single Planococcus shenhongbingii genomic region:
- a CDS encoding class I SAM-dependent methyltransferase — translation MIDVMKMFKARMYMKRNEPFLYSWHAYVGYELDLFKAFERPVTKFDVADALQLDEELLNQWVNVGVSIGHLKEAGRGRYKTWNAWKLPKPKGHNSSGVLLKEMMELHIPTLLSYPEMMRKQNRRHFDEEKHAPTVAETSRLLEVLAMPKMSRRIRESKSRTVLDIGCGEAGYIQKLADRFPDTQFTGIEISPTVAETAKKLTADNDNIVIENADLWHYKPQKLQDMVMMNNVIHYIDLEERQALFTELGSWLEDDGVLSIVTPIAGTSDDPPFANVFNSFFSSFDNLYRLPTRQELNEWGEEAGLAMLGIQTVIKEGGWYIVQYQKKS, via the coding sequence ATGATAGATGTGATGAAAATGTTTAAGGCCCGGATGTACATGAAACGCAACGAACCGTTTTTATACAGCTGGCATGCCTATGTAGGTTATGAACTGGATTTATTTAAAGCGTTTGAGCGGCCAGTGACAAAATTTGATGTGGCGGATGCGCTGCAATTGGATGAAGAACTGCTGAACCAATGGGTCAATGTAGGGGTTTCTATAGGGCACTTGAAAGAAGCTGGAAGAGGGCGCTATAAAACATGGAATGCTTGGAAACTGCCAAAACCGAAAGGCCATAATTCCTCAGGGGTTTTGCTGAAAGAAATGATGGAACTGCATATTCCCACGCTTCTCAGCTATCCGGAAATGATGAGGAAACAGAACCGCCGCCACTTTGATGAAGAAAAACACGCACCGACAGTAGCGGAAACCAGCCGTTTGCTGGAAGTATTGGCGATGCCTAAAATGTCCAGACGGATCAGAGAAAGCAAAAGCAGAACAGTTCTCGATATCGGTTGCGGAGAAGCAGGGTATATCCAGAAACTGGCGGATCGTTTTCCAGATACTCAATTCACTGGAATTGAAATCAGTCCTACAGTAGCAGAAACTGCTAAAAAGCTGACGGCAGACAATGACAATATTGTAATAGAAAATGCAGACTTGTGGCATTACAAACCACAAAAACTCCAGGACATGGTTATGATGAACAATGTCATCCACTATATTGATCTGGAAGAACGGCAAGCCTTATTCACCGAACTGGGCAGTTGGCTGGAAGATGATGGAGTTCTATCAATTGTGACGCCAATTGCCGGAACCAGCGATGATCCTCCATTTGCCAACGTCTTTAATAGTTTTTTCTCCTCTTTTGATAATTTATACCGGTTGCCGACCAGACAGGAACTTAATGAATGGGGAGAAGAAGCAGGACTCGCCATGCTTGGCATCCAAACCGTCATCAAAGAAGGCGGCTGGTATATTGTGCAATATCAAAAGAAAAGCTAA
- a CDS encoding DUF1128 domain-containing protein, which produces MDLSKPSNENVSFMIEEIKAKLRMVNADAMKPEHFNSSKYEDLKELYEMVASRDSITPNEMQAIAQELGSLRK; this is translated from the coding sequence ATGGACCTATCAAAACCGTCAAATGAAAACGTCTCGTTTATGATTGAAGAAATAAAAGCGAAATTGCGCATGGTCAATGCCGACGCGATGAAGCCGGAACATTTCAACTCATCGAAATACGAAGACTTGAAAGAACTGTATGAAATGGTCGCAAGCCGCGACAGCATCACACCAAACGAAATGCAGGCAATTGCGCAGGAACTTGGTTCATTGCGCAAATAA
- a CDS encoding alanine/glycine:cation symporter family protein gives MERLESILGNISSFVWGPPLLVLLVGTGIYLTIRLGLLQVRLLPYALKLVFTKNQDTKSEGDISHFQALSTALAATVGTGNIVGVATAVILGGPGAVFWMWMSAFFGMATKYGEAVLAVKYRVVDARGLMAGGPMYYLEHGLKQKWLGVSFAVFGSIAAFGIGNGTQSNSVAAVVRDTFNVPTWITGIILTVFAASVILGGITTIGKVTSYFVPFMALFYIIAGAIIMITNVELILPAIGTILSSAFTGEAAVGGAIGAAIRYGVARGVFSNEAGLGSAPIAAAAAKTDMPGRQALVSMTQVFIDTLIICSITGITIVMSGLYTDKSLEGSALTTAAFEQFLGPAGPIVVAIGLIFFASSTIIGWSYYGEKCFQYLFKNPSLLIVYRVAFIAVVFIGATVSLDVVWMFSDIMNGLMALPNLIGLLGLSGVIALETKRIVSKIKEEKAQVIADKEAARAGN, from the coding sequence ATGGAGAGACTAGAATCAATTTTGGGCAACATCAGCAGTTTTGTATGGGGTCCACCGCTTTTAGTATTATTGGTGGGGACAGGGATTTATTTAACGATTCGTTTAGGTCTTTTACAAGTACGATTATTGCCTTATGCGTTAAAACTTGTGTTCACCAAAAATCAAGACACTAAGTCAGAAGGAGACATCAGCCATTTCCAGGCGCTGTCAACCGCTCTGGCAGCGACTGTTGGAACAGGTAATATCGTCGGGGTTGCAACAGCCGTTATTTTGGGTGGTCCGGGAGCTGTATTCTGGATGTGGATGTCCGCATTTTTTGGCATGGCTACCAAATACGGAGAAGCGGTGCTGGCAGTAAAATACCGCGTCGTTGATGCCAGAGGATTGATGGCTGGCGGACCAATGTATTATTTGGAGCACGGCCTGAAACAAAAATGGCTAGGAGTGTCATTTGCCGTTTTCGGTTCGATTGCTGCATTCGGCATTGGCAATGGAACTCAATCAAATTCAGTAGCAGCAGTGGTTCGGGATACATTTAATGTACCCACATGGATTACAGGCATTATCTTAACCGTTTTCGCTGCATCAGTCATTTTGGGCGGCATTACGACAATCGGAAAAGTCACTTCTTATTTTGTTCCGTTCATGGCATTGTTTTACATTATTGCCGGAGCTATTATCATGATTACAAATGTCGAATTGATTTTGCCGGCCATCGGCACTATTCTTAGTTCGGCCTTTACTGGCGAAGCAGCTGTAGGTGGTGCAATAGGGGCCGCTATACGCTACGGAGTTGCGCGTGGGGTGTTCTCCAACGAAGCGGGCCTCGGGTCTGCACCAATTGCGGCAGCAGCGGCTAAAACCGATATGCCCGGCCGCCAGGCTCTCGTTTCCATGACACAGGTATTCATTGATACATTGATCATCTGCTCCATTACAGGCATCACCATTGTTATGTCCGGCCTTTACACAGATAAATCTCTGGAAGGTTCTGCACTGACAACGGCGGCTTTTGAACAGTTTTTAGGACCGGCTGGACCGATTGTTGTTGCAATTGGATTAATTTTCTTCGCTTCTTCCACCATCATTGGCTGGTCGTATTACGGAGAGAAATGTTTCCAGTATTTATTTAAAAACCCTAGCCTTTTGATTGTGTACCGCGTTGCCTTTATTGCAGTCGTGTTCATCGGGGCAACGGTTTCGCTCGATGTGGTTTGGATGTTCTCTGATATCATGAACGGTTTAATGGCTCTTCCGAACTTAATCGGACTTCTCGGTTTATCGGGTGTCATCGCTTTGGAAACAAAACGGATCGTTTCAAAAATCAAAGAAGAAAAAGCACAAGTGATTGCCGACAAAGAAGCGGCACGAGCTGGCAATTGA
- a CDS encoding YtxH domain-containing protein, producing the protein MSQNKLLTGLLMGAAVGVIVSLFDRNTRNDVMNKSKKVGSSAQYYAQNRKELVSAVQQQTERVQNIYSRISEDASYVGEKVNELKDLTPQVKELAMETKDAFVDTKDAVIDSKDDVLSALKEDSPSGTSSLTEGSDSSSSGSGSSSGSNSGSATGSRTGSTSGTNTSKKV; encoded by the coding sequence ATGAGCCAAAACAAACTATTAACAGGATTACTTATGGGAGCTGCGGTTGGAGTGATCGTATCTTTATTTGACCGCAATACACGAAATGACGTAATGAATAAATCGAAAAAAGTGGGCAGCAGTGCTCAATATTATGCTCAAAATAGAAAAGAATTAGTGTCTGCTGTACAGCAGCAGACAGAAAGAGTTCAAAATATCTATTCACGAATTTCAGAAGACGCTTCTTATGTAGGGGAAAAAGTCAATGAGTTGAAAGATTTGACTCCACAGGTCAAAGAATTGGCAATGGAAACAAAAGACGCGTTTGTTGACACAAAAGATGCAGTGATCGACTCGAAAGATGATGTACTGTCTGCATTGAAAGAAGACAGCCCATCTGGCACTTCATCTTTGACAGAAGGCAGTGATTCATCATCATCTGGTTCTGGAAGCAGCTCAGGATCTAATTCAGGGTCTGCAACCGGCTCAAGAACTGGATCGACTTCTGGCACGAATACTTCAAAAAAGGTCTAA
- a CDS encoding YihY/virulence factor BrkB family protein: MHNLAVSHDVTTGKGFLKELIKRIKDIDVTGLGAQLAFFFLLSIFPLLIFIVTLLPYLNLSEDQIYSFMKEIAPIEVYTIIEETLKEILTNQNGGLLSFGIIATIWSASLGMDALIKSLNFSYGVEENRPLLIARGMSIISTVLFIFILIVALVLPIFGRQIGLFIFTFLGLEEGFLELWATIRFTIPPLIIFGVCSVIYWVAPNIKLDVRSVMTGAAFTAVGWLIISYAFSIYINNFGNFSATYGSIGGIIILMLWLYISAMLLLIGGQINAVMQGRIDMIATKKSKRSWLVKR; the protein is encoded by the coding sequence TTGCATAATCTGGCGGTAAGCCATGATGTAACAACCGGAAAAGGTTTTTTAAAAGAATTAATTAAACGTATCAAAGATATAGATGTAACAGGACTAGGAGCGCAATTGGCGTTCTTTTTCCTGTTGTCGATATTCCCGCTTTTGATTTTCATAGTAACTTTATTGCCTTATTTAAATTTATCGGAAGATCAAATCTACAGTTTTATGAAAGAAATAGCTCCAATAGAAGTGTATACGATTATTGAAGAGACGCTAAAAGAAATATTGACCAATCAAAATGGAGGTCTTTTATCTTTTGGTATTATCGCTACTATTTGGTCGGCGAGCCTTGGCATGGATGCACTTATTAAATCATTGAATTTTTCATATGGTGTGGAAGAAAATCGACCTTTGCTGATAGCACGGGGAATGTCGATCATCTCTACGGTACTATTCATCTTTATCTTAATCGTGGCACTTGTTCTTCCGATTTTTGGACGGCAAATCGGTCTTTTTATTTTCACTTTCCTTGGATTGGAAGAAGGCTTTCTGGAGTTATGGGCTACCATTCGTTTTACTATACCGCCGCTGATTATTTTCGGGGTGTGTTCAGTAATTTATTGGGTAGCACCCAATATCAAACTGGATGTCAGAAGCGTTATGACCGGAGCCGCTTTTACAGCAGTTGGCTGGCTGATCATCTCGTATGCCTTTTCCATATACATTAATAATTTTGGCAATTTTTCAGCAACTTACGGCAGTATCGGAGGAATCATCATTTTGATGCTTTGGTTGTATATATCGGCCATGCTCCTGTTAATAGGAGGGCAGATCAATGCGGTTATGCAAGGGCGTATAGATATGATTGCGACGAAGAAAAGTAAGCGCAGCTGGCTAGTGAAGAGGTAA
- a CDS encoding SE1561 family protein, with product MGKSITNKEQQVKYMKQRLNMFLEVLDAIEPENTELEDIDRLIAMVDELDDKMQQFRARPTEEE from the coding sequence ATGGGCAAATCCATTACGAATAAAGAGCAGCAAGTAAAATACATGAAACAACGCTTAAATATGTTTTTGGAAGTGTTGGATGCTATTGAACCGGAAAATACCGAGTTAGAAGATATTGATCGCCTTATCGCCATGGTTGATGAACTGGACGATAAAATGCAGCAATTCAGAGCACGTCCGACTGAAGAAGAATAA
- a CDS encoding OsmC family protein, which translates to MKFLMNENGFTGDLPYGKLLVSSNEEYGFRPYQLLVSSLAVCSGGVMLKVLERMRMPAEDIQIDVKEVIRIEEEANLVSKVYLHFILKGKIDPAKMPRVMELTRKNCSMVRSVEHSIEIIETYEVL; encoded by the coding sequence ATGAAATTTTTGATGAATGAAAACGGCTTTACAGGAGATTTGCCATATGGGAAATTATTAGTGTCAAGCAATGAAGAATACGGCTTCCGTCCCTATCAGCTGCTCGTGTCTTCTTTAGCCGTGTGCAGCGGTGGAGTGATGCTAAAAGTTTTGGAGAGAATGCGGATGCCTGCAGAAGATATTCAAATCGATGTGAAAGAAGTAATACGCATTGAAGAAGAAGCGAACCTGGTTTCCAAAGTATATTTGCATTTCATTTTAAAAGGCAAAATTGATCCTGCTAAAATGCCGCGTGTGATGGAATTGACCCGCAAGAATTGTTCCATGGTCCGTTCGGTGGAACATTCAATCGAAATTATTGAAACTTATGAAGTCCTTTAA
- a CDS encoding MFS transporter: protein MKIFLKSERARFWILVAIVSISGFSQGMLLPLIAIIFEQDGVSSALNGLSATGLYIGTLVVAPFMEPQLRRFGYKPLILFGGGLVIASLLLFPLWKSVLFWFVLRVLIGIGDQALHFSTQTWITSFSPQHRLGRNIAIYGMSFSVGFGAGPLFVPLVEIFEALPFIVSGILCLIAWSLVFLLKNDYPQMTAGGMSEKGTLGRFKTALVIAWVAFLPPLGYGFLEASLNAIYPVYALRQEIDVRMVSIMLAAFSLGAIATQLPLGALSDRIGRRNVLLVALVGGAAVFGTASFFESNGWLTVAFFALAGMFVGSTFSLGISYMADLMPKDLLPTGNLLCGIAFSIGSLSGPFLGGLFVEYSGGLSFLLLIAAMLLVLFFIILLRGERGKEQVAEFE from the coding sequence ATGAAGATTTTCTTAAAAAGCGAGCGTGCCCGTTTTTGGATTTTGGTTGCAATCGTCTCAATATCCGGTTTTTCACAAGGGATGCTGTTGCCGCTAATTGCCATTATTTTTGAACAAGACGGCGTATCATCAGCTTTAAATGGTTTAAGTGCTACCGGTTTATACATAGGAACGTTGGTGGTTGCCCCTTTTATGGAACCGCAATTGCGCAGGTTTGGCTATAAACCGCTAATTTTATTTGGTGGCGGATTGGTGATTGCCTCTCTGTTATTGTTTCCGCTTTGGAAAAGTGTGCTGTTTTGGTTCGTGCTGCGGGTATTGATTGGCATTGGTGACCAGGCGCTGCATTTTTCAACTCAGACTTGGATCACCAGTTTTTCTCCGCAACATCGGCTGGGGCGGAATATTGCAATCTATGGCATGTCATTTAGCGTTGGCTTCGGTGCCGGACCGCTTTTTGTGCCGCTCGTTGAAATTTTTGAAGCGCTGCCGTTTATCGTATCTGGAATTTTATGCTTAATTGCCTGGTCGCTGGTCTTTTTGCTGAAAAACGATTACCCGCAAATGACTGCGGGAGGCATGTCAGAAAAGGGAACTCTTGGGCGTTTCAAAACTGCGCTTGTGATTGCCTGGGTCGCGTTTCTGCCGCCGCTTGGATACGGCTTTTTGGAGGCTTCTCTAAACGCAATTTATCCGGTATATGCGCTGCGCCAAGAAATTGATGTCCGAATGGTTTCAATTATGCTGGCCGCTTTTTCATTGGGGGCCATCGCTACACAATTACCGCTTGGAGCTCTAAGTGACCGGATAGGCCGAAGAAATGTGCTGCTCGTTGCGTTAGTAGGAGGCGCCGCCGTTTTTGGGACCGCCAGCTTTTTCGAATCGAACGGATGGCTGACCGTGGCATTCTTTGCTTTGGCAGGAATGTTTGTAGGGTCAACGTTTTCTTTAGGAATCTCCTATATGGCGGATTTGATGCCAAAAGATTTATTGCCGACAGGGAATTTATTGTGCGGCATCGCTTTTAGCATCGGCAGTTTGTCAGGACCGTTTTTAGGGGGTCTTTTTGTCGAGTATTCTGGCGGCTTAAGCTTTTTGCTATTGATTGCAGCTATGCTGCTCGTACTTTTTTTCATTATTTTGCTGCGGGGAGAACGAGGAAAAGAACAAGTTGCCGAATTCGAATAA
- the rlmD gene encoding 23S rRNA (uracil(1939)-C(5))-methyltransferase RlmD: protein MNDKPIIEEGQKFPLTIKRLGINGEGIGFFKRNVVFVPGALPGEEITAQVTNVKRNFAEARILKMRTPSPHRQTPPCPIYEACGGCQLQHMTYSQQLVEKRDLVVQALDRYLKGVNVKIENTIGMEDPWYYRNKSQFQTRLKGTQVIAGLFAEGSHQLLDIEQCIVQHPNTTRITNEVKRVLEDLKMPIYDGKTMKGIVRTIVVRTGVETGEIQLVLITTRARMPQKEMLIDLLKELDPNIVSIVQNINKEKTSLIFGEETITLWGKDTIHEKLGELSFDLSARAFFQLNPKQTVKLYDEIKRAADLTGNESVVDAYCGVGTIGLWLADRAKEIRGMDLIHESVVDAKANAKKHGYDAKYVTGSAEKWLETWRNEGYVPDVLTVDPPRTGLGESLIKTILKVKPKRFIYTSCNPSTLAKDLQQLTKVYKIEYIQPIDMFPQTAQVESVTKLILK, encoded by the coding sequence ATGAACGATAAACCCATTATCGAGGAAGGCCAAAAGTTTCCTTTGACGATAAAACGGCTCGGCATTAACGGTGAAGGCATCGGCTTTTTTAAACGCAACGTCGTATTTGTACCCGGTGCATTGCCTGGTGAAGAAATTACTGCACAAGTAACGAATGTCAAACGGAACTTCGCTGAGGCCCGCATTTTGAAAATGCGAACGCCTTCTCCTCACCGCCAGACACCTCCGTGTCCGATTTACGAGGCATGCGGCGGATGCCAGCTGCAACATATGACTTACAGCCAGCAATTAGTCGAGAAACGCGATCTTGTCGTCCAAGCACTCGACCGCTACTTAAAAGGCGTGAATGTCAAAATCGAAAACACCATTGGAATGGAAGACCCATGGTATTACCGCAACAAAAGCCAATTCCAAACACGATTAAAAGGCACTCAAGTCATTGCCGGCTTATTCGCCGAAGGCTCGCATCAACTGCTCGACATCGAGCAATGCATTGTCCAGCATCCAAACACTACGCGCATCACGAATGAAGTGAAACGGGTTTTGGAAGATTTAAAAATGCCGATTTATGATGGCAAAACAATGAAAGGCATTGTCCGGACCATCGTCGTCCGCACAGGTGTAGAAACTGGTGAAATCCAGCTTGTCTTAATTACGACCAGAGCCAGAATGCCGCAAAAGGAAATGCTGATCGACTTATTGAAAGAGCTGGACCCCAACATTGTTTCTATTGTTCAAAATATCAACAAAGAAAAAACTTCATTGATTTTTGGTGAGGAAACAATTACTCTTTGGGGCAAAGATACCATCCACGAAAAACTTGGTGAACTGTCATTCGATTTGTCAGCCCGGGCATTCTTCCAATTGAATCCAAAGCAAACTGTTAAGCTCTATGACGAAATTAAGCGGGCAGCCGATTTGACCGGAAACGAATCTGTAGTCGATGCTTATTGCGGAGTCGGAACGATCGGCTTATGGCTTGCTGACCGCGCAAAAGAAATCCGAGGCATGGATTTGATTCACGAAAGTGTCGTGGATGCAAAAGCGAATGCCAAAAAACATGGCTATGATGCGAAATACGTAACTGGAAGCGCTGAAAAATGGCTGGAGACCTGGCGCAATGAAGGTTATGTGCCGGATGTATTGACTGTTGACCCTCCGCGCACCGGCCTAGGGGAATCCCTAATTAAAACCATTTTGAAAGTAAAACCAAAGCGCTTTATTTATACGTCCTGCAATCCTTCTACATTGGCAAAAGATTTACAGCAATTAACGAAAGTCTACAAAATCGAATATATTCAGCCGATTGACATGTTCCCGCAGACAGCACAAGTAGAGTCTGTAACAAAATTAATATTGAAATAG
- a CDS encoding TIGR01777 family oxidoreductase, with protein MKIAITGGTGFVGKELTRLFHNKGHMVYILTRSPKRSTANTKYVQWLKEGAAPEKQLEGIDAIINLAGTSINDGRWSKEQKREIYNSRMEATEEVLRIIAKLNKKPRVLINASAIGIYMPSTQVTYTEASADFAKDFLAQTVRDWEKLADHAKSHGVRVAYGRFGIILGEKDGALPLMALPYKLFVGGTIASGTQWVSWVHVKDVARAIQFALENEEIEGPFNVTAPDPKQMKDFGKQIAKTLHRPHWFPVPAFALKAALGDKSQLVLTGQRVVPTVLERHGFKFDYPDLQSALADIYK; from the coding sequence ATGAAGATAGCAATTACAGGCGGAACAGGTTTTGTCGGCAAGGAATTGACCCGATTATTCCATAACAAAGGACATATGGTTTACATTTTGACAAGAAGCCCAAAACGCTCTACTGCGAACACCAAATACGTGCAATGGCTGAAAGAAGGAGCGGCCCCGGAGAAGCAGTTGGAAGGCATTGATGCCATCATTAATTTGGCCGGCACATCGATCAATGACGGCCGGTGGAGCAAAGAGCAAAAAAGAGAAATTTATAATAGCCGGATGGAAGCCACGGAAGAAGTGCTCCGGATTATCGCCAAATTGAACAAAAAGCCTAGAGTATTGATCAACGCCAGCGCCATTGGAATTTATATGCCCTCGACCCAGGTTACATACACGGAAGCTTCGGCAGATTTCGCTAAAGATTTTCTAGCCCAGACCGTTAGAGATTGGGAAAAGCTGGCGGATCATGCAAAATCCCATGGAGTACGAGTGGCATATGGCAGATTCGGCATCATCCTGGGGGAAAAAGATGGTGCTCTGCCATTGATGGCACTTCCCTATAAACTTTTCGTGGGTGGTACGATAGCTTCAGGAACACAGTGGGTATCATGGGTCCATGTGAAAGATGTAGCGCGAGCCATCCAATTTGCTCTGGAAAATGAGGAAATTGAAGGGCCGTTCAACGTCACAGCTCCCGACCCAAAACAAATGAAGGATTTTGGCAAACAGATTGCCAAAACGCTTCACCGTCCACACTGGTTCCCTGTTCCGGCGTTCGCTTTAAAAGCTGCGCTTGGAGACAAAAGCCAGCTGGTTCTTACAGGACAGCGTGTAGTGCCGACGGTGCTTGAGCGCCACGGCTTTAAATTCGATTATCCCGATTTGCAGTCAGCACTGGCTGATATCTATAAATAA
- the recX gene encoding recombination regulator RecX: protein MPIISKITRGKRNPERYNIYLEEKFAFSVDEAVLIRYQLTKGKELDQWTIEEMNFEDEVRKAYNKALNYLGFRMRSEDEVRTKLKEKEFGNAVIDEAIKKLYTHKFLDDQAFSEALLRTQVNSGKKGPRAIQQEMQKKGIDKQMQEDVLNSYSEEEQLEIAKELAIKIAAKEKMKTPSQIKQKINDSLMRKGYSYSLIKLAMEDLDFEKDEDQWTDSVKEQGDKLWRKHSSKLTGYDLKSKVKQGLYQKGFPSEVINEYLEKKEQEDD from the coding sequence ATGCCGATTATTTCGAAAATCACCAGAGGGAAAAGAAATCCGGAAAGGTACAATATCTACCTTGAGGAGAAATTTGCTTTTAGTGTGGATGAAGCGGTGCTGATCCGGTACCAGCTCACAAAAGGGAAAGAGTTAGACCAATGGACCATCGAAGAAATGAACTTTGAAGATGAAGTCCGGAAGGCTTACAATAAAGCGCTGAATTATCTTGGCTTCCGCATGCGCAGTGAAGACGAAGTGCGCACCAAATTGAAAGAAAAAGAATTTGGCAACGCCGTGATCGATGAAGCAATCAAAAAGCTCTACACCCATAAATTTTTGGATGACCAGGCATTTTCAGAAGCGCTCCTCCGAACCCAGGTGAACTCAGGGAAAAAGGGGCCGCGTGCAATTCAGCAGGAAATGCAAAAAAAAGGGATTGATAAACAAATGCAGGAAGACGTTTTAAATTCCTATTCAGAAGAAGAACAATTGGAAATTGCCAAAGAGTTGGCGATAAAAATTGCGGCTAAAGAAAAGATGAAAACTCCGAGCCAGATCAAGCAGAAAATCAATGATTCACTGATGAGGAAAGGTTATTCCTACAGCTTGATTAAACTAGCCATGGAAGACCTGGACTTTGAAAAGGATGAAGACCAGTGGACAGATAGCGTTAAGGAACAAGGCGATAAACTATGGAGAAAACACAGCAGTAAACTGACAGGCTATGACTTGAAATCGAAAGTCAAACAGGGCTTGTATCAAAAAGGATTCCCGAGCGAAGTAATCAATGAATACTTGGAGAAGAAGGAGCAGGAAGATGACTGA
- a CDS encoding YfhH family protein yields MTEEKRYSEMDEHELRNEIARLKEKARKAEQLGMVNEFAVLERKAVMAAAYMINPEDFKKGEVYRIEGDPNVFFQIDYLKGRFAWGYRLGGEKHTEALPISMLRPLKEGK; encoded by the coding sequence ATGACTGAAGAAAAGCGTTACAGTGAAATGGATGAACATGAGTTGCGAAATGAGATTGCGCGGCTGAAAGAAAAAGCGAGAAAAGCGGAGCAGTTGGGCATGGTCAATGAATTTGCAGTGCTTGAACGAAAAGCCGTAATGGCAGCCGCTTATATGATCAATCCGGAAGATTTCAAAAAAGGTGAAGTTTACCGCATCGAAGGTGATCCGAATGTCTTTTTCCAAATAGATTATTTAAAAGGCCGGTTTGCATGGGGCTATCGCCTTGGAGGAGAAAAGCACACTGAAGCGTTGCCGATTTCCATGCTGCGCCCGCTGAAAGAAGGGAAGTAG
- a CDS encoding YfhJ family protein, whose translation MNEMIDQLILELREKNPNLTEEKARTWIELLVSDFESSYAKAGYDYQGSAVVEKVIRQWITSYGDKIHEFAGRNPKYAHLLNEQNN comes from the coding sequence ATGAATGAGATGATTGATCAGTTGATTCTGGAACTGCGTGAAAAGAATCCCAATTTAACAGAAGAAAAAGCCCGTACATGGATCGAATTGCTGGTATCCGATTTCGAATCTTCCTATGCAAAAGCAGGATACGATTACCAAGGAAGCGCAGTAGTAGAAAAAGTGATCCGCCAATGGATTACGAGTTACGGCGACAAAATACATGAATTTGCTGGGAGAAACCCGAAGTACGCCCATTTATTGAATGAGCAGAACAATTAA
- a CDS encoding metal-dependent hydrolase codes for MDTGTHIVMGIALGGLAMADPVVASHPATMTAVFAGVIIGSQAPDIDTVLKLRNNAVYIRHHRGATHSIPAVILWPLLITAALRLILPEANSLHLWLWTFLAVFLHVFVDIFNSYGTQALRPFSNRWVALGVINTFDPIIFGAHLIALMFWAFGSDPVWTMLILYGLLFFYYISRFAVQSAVKHAVRNTIPGTTNIIVAPTMRFFQWRIAADTERHHYVGRAYGRSINIYDKFLKKPLPESNLIQAALKDKNLAAFVSFSPLYRWEINEYEDLYEVRLIDLRYRSNDYYPFVAVAHLNEQCKVVNSYTGWIFSEDKLRKKLDFSHN; via the coding sequence ATGGATACAGGTACACATATTGTCATGGGCATAGCTCTTGGCGGCCTGGCAATGGCAGATCCAGTTGTGGCAAGTCACCCTGCTACAATGACCGCTGTTTTTGCCGGAGTCATTATCGGCTCCCAGGCACCTGATATCGATACCGTACTAAAATTGAGAAACAACGCCGTTTATATTCGCCATCACCGGGGCGCTACCCACTCCATTCCGGCGGTCATTTTATGGCCATTGCTCATAACTGCTGCTTTGCGGCTTATCCTGCCGGAAGCAAATTCACTCCATCTATGGCTATGGACATTCCTGGCTGTATTTTTGCACGTTTTTGTGGACATATTTAACTCCTATGGCACACAAGCTCTCCGGCCATTTTCCAACCGTTGGGTTGCGCTTGGAGTTATTAATACTTTTGATCCCATTATTTTTGGTGCCCATTTGATCGCTCTTATGTTCTGGGCATTCGGTTCTGATCCTGTCTGGACAATGCTCATTTTATATGGGCTGCTGTTTTTCTATTACATTTCACGGTTTGCCGTTCAATCTGCAGTCAAACATGCAGTGCGCAACACGATACCCGGTACAACCAATATTATCGTCGCACCTACAATGCGATTTTTCCAGTGGCGGATTGCCGCTGATACAGAGCGTCACCACTATGTAGGAAGAGCTTATGGACGTTCTATCAACATTTATGATAAGTTCCTAAAAAAACCATTACCGGAATCGAATCTGATTCAAGCCGCCTTAAAAGACAAAAACCTGGCAGCCTTCGTTTCCTTTTCCCCTCTCTATAGATGGGAGATCAACGAATACGAGGATTTATATGAAGTTCGCTTGATTGACTTGCGCTATCGAAGCAATGATTACTACCCATTCGTAGCAGTGGCCCATTTAAATGAGCAATGCAAAGTCGTCAATTCCTATACCGGCTGGATCTTCAGCGAAGACAAACTAAGGAAAAAACTCGACTTCAGCCATAACTAA